The Opitutales bacterium ASA1 genome window below encodes:
- the queG gene encoding tRNA epoxyqueuosine(34) reductase QueG, which produces MNPVERERLRARIAGLGFDEVRFASVGQVPAGRFEEWLAQGHHADMAWLERGAAARLDPTRVVSELRTVVALGVNYLPEGRAGTQGRWSKYSLYRDYHDTIGTALRRIGEILEEDYRQTRDDYRAYVDTGPVLERGWAARAGMGWQGKNAMHISRTHGNWLFLAVVLTRMEIPPDAALPAVASAPHEIEGQYCGSCVRCLDACPTRAFPRPGVVDARRCIAYHTIENRGIVPRELRRAFGGRVFGCDTCLDVCPWNRFARAGRSVLLEARAKLVDATLLDLLGMNAARFADAFRGTPIKRAKLTGLLRNACIAAGNWDDTSDWHFGGVRRAEVVAAVERLCAHESEVVRAHAVWALRRLCVETATRVAGALRAGETARCVHEEYEAPPE; this is translated from the coding sequence ATGAATCCGGTGGAGCGCGAACGGCTGCGAGCGCGGATCGCGGGATTGGGGTTCGACGAGGTACGGTTCGCGTCCGTCGGACAGGTGCCGGCAGGAAGATTCGAGGAATGGCTCGCGCAGGGACATCACGCGGACATGGCTTGGCTCGAGCGCGGTGCGGCGGCGCGTCTCGATCCGACGCGCGTCGTGTCGGAGCTCCGGACTGTCGTCGCTCTGGGGGTGAATTACCTGCCGGAGGGTAGGGCCGGCACACAGGGGCGTTGGAGCAAGTATTCCTTGTATCGGGATTACCACGACACGATCGGCACGGCGCTGAGACGCATCGGGGAGATCCTGGAGGAAGACTACCGACAGACACGCGACGACTACCGTGCGTACGTCGACACCGGGCCGGTCTTGGAACGCGGATGGGCGGCGCGCGCCGGGATGGGTTGGCAGGGCAAGAACGCGATGCACATTTCGCGCACGCACGGAAACTGGCTCTTTCTGGCGGTCGTGCTCACTCGAATGGAGATCCCGCCGGATGCGGCTCTTCCGGCCGTCGCATCCGCGCCGCACGAGATCGAGGGGCAATACTGCGGTTCGTGCGTGCGATGTCTGGACGCCTGTCCGACGCGCGCTTTCCCGCGCCCCGGGGTCGTGGATGCTCGTCGGTGCATCGCTTACCACACGATCGAGAACCGAGGGATCGTGCCGCGGGAGTTGCGCCGCGCGTTCGGCGGGCGCGTGTTCGGTTGCGACACGTGCTTGGACGTCTGTCCGTGGAATCGATTCGCGCGAGCGGGACGCAGCGTGCTGCTGGAGGCTCGCGCCAAACTAGTCGATGCGACGCTTCTCGATCTGCTGGGAATGAACGCGGCTCGGTTCGCCGACGCGTTCCGCGGTACTCCGATCAAGCGCGCCAAGCTCACCGGACTGTTGCGCAACGCGTGCATCGCCGCCGGCAACTGGGACGACACGAGCGATTGGCATTTCGGTGGTGTGCGGCGCGCGGAAGTCGTGGCGGCGGTCGAGCGTTTGTGTGCGCACGAGAGTGAGGTCGTTCGGGCGCACGCCGTCTGGGCGTTGCGACGGCTTTGCGTGGAGACTGCGACTCGGGTGGCGGGTGCGCTTCGTGCTGGCGAGACGGCCCGTTGCGTGCACGAAGAATACGAGGCTCCTCCGGAATGA
- a CDS encoding low specificity L-threonine aldolase: MRYDFASDNTSGICPEAWAAMEAANHGRLPSYGDDTWTTRASDRIREVFERDCDVYFVFNGTAANSLSLASLCQSYHSVICHDQAHVERDECGAPEFFSNGTKILLCGGPDGKLDPSALESIATRRSDIHFPKPRVVSLTQATELGTVYRPHEIAALSNVARKLGLAVHMDGARFANAAASLGLPPRAFTWEVGVDVLCFGGTKNGMAVGEAVVFFRRELSAEFDYRCKQAGQLCSKMRFLAAPWVGMLEDDVWLRHGANANAMARRLADGLAKHGALRILFPVDANGVFVEMPETLARALRERGWKFYNFIGDRGYRLMCSWETSPDVVDAFLSDVATCLAVETAEPPHVG; encoded by the coding sequence ATGCGCTACGACTTCGCCAGCGACAACACCTCCGGCATCTGCCCCGAAGCATGGGCCGCCATGGAGGCCGCCAATCACGGCCGCCTTCCGTCTTACGGCGACGACACGTGGACCACCCGCGCGAGCGACCGCATCCGCGAAGTCTTCGAACGCGATTGCGACGTCTACTTCGTCTTCAACGGCACGGCCGCCAACTCGCTCTCGCTCGCTTCGCTCTGCCAAAGTTACCACAGCGTGATCTGCCACGATCAGGCGCACGTGGAACGCGACGAATGCGGCGCACCGGAATTCTTCTCCAACGGCACGAAGATCCTCCTCTGCGGTGGCCCCGACGGAAAGCTCGACCCGAGCGCACTCGAATCCATCGCGACGCGGCGCAGCGACATTCATTTCCCCAAACCCCGCGTCGTGAGCCTCACTCAAGCCACCGAACTCGGCACCGTCTACCGTCCGCACGAGATCGCCGCACTCTCGAACGTCGCACGCAAACTCGGTCTCGCCGTGCACATGGACGGAGCCCGCTTCGCCAACGCCGCCGCGTCGCTCGGACTCCCGCCACGCGCATTCACTTGGGAAGTCGGGGTCGACGTGCTTTGTTTCGGTGGGACCAAGAACGGCATGGCCGTGGGCGAAGCCGTCGTCTTCTTCCGACGCGAGTTGTCCGCGGAATTCGACTACCGCTGCAAGCAGGCCGGCCAGCTCTGCTCGAAGATGCGGTTTCTCGCTGCACCTTGGGTCGGCATGTTGGAGGACGACGTCTGGCTCCGCCACGGTGCCAACGCCAACGCCATGGCCCGTCGCCTCGCCGACGGTCTCGCGAAACACGGGGCACTGCGCATCCTCTTTCCCGTGGACGCCAACGGCGTATTCGTGGAGATGCCCGAAACGCTCGCCCGCGCGCTCCGCGAGCGCGGTTGGAAGTTCTACAACTTCATCGGCGACCGCGGCTATCGTCTCATGTGCTCTTGGGAGACCTCGCCCGACGTGGTCGACGCGTTCTTGTCCGACGTCGCGACGTGCTTGGCGGTCGAAACTGCCGAACCGCCACACGTGGGCTGA
- a CDS encoding shikimate kinase, whose translation MLQQPGQHTVNLYLVGFMGTGKTTVGRALAQRLRMQFVDVDAEVERLAGMQIAEIFEREGEAAFRRRERDVVVAGHAPSGCIVSCGGGLIMQPGMVGELRKRGVVICLTASAETIIQRTANNRNRPLLNVDDPAARIREMLMRREPLYREAGTQVLTDHRPLPEIVAHVQRVYLREAREFALPRG comes from the coding sequence ATGCTGCAGCAACCCGGGCAACACACGGTGAATCTCTACCTCGTCGGCTTCATGGGCACCGGCAAGACGACGGTGGGGCGGGCGCTTGCGCAGCGTTTGCGCATGCAGTTCGTAGACGTGGACGCGGAAGTGGAGCGTTTGGCCGGGATGCAGATCGCGGAGATATTCGAGAGAGAAGGCGAAGCGGCGTTTCGGCGACGTGAGCGAGATGTCGTCGTGGCCGGTCACGCACCTTCGGGCTGCATCGTATCCTGCGGTGGCGGTCTGATCATGCAACCGGGGATGGTCGGCGAATTGCGCAAACGCGGCGTGGTGATCTGCCTCACCGCCAGTGCGGAAACGATCATTCAGCGCACGGCCAACAACCGCAATCGACCGTTGCTCAACGTAGACGATCCGGCGGCGCGTATCCGCGAGATGTTGATGCGGCGCGAGCCGTTGTACCGCGAAGCGGGCACGCAGGTGCTCACGGATCATCGCCCGTTGCCGGAGATCGTGGCGCACGTGCAACGCGTCTACTTGCGGGAAGCGCGCGAGTTCGCGCTGCCGAGAGGATGA